In one Candidatus Methylomirabilota bacterium genomic region, the following are encoded:
- a CDS encoding ABC transporter permease subunit, translating to MQRTVFRSRWLPYLLVFPQMAVTVLFFFWPALKSLQLSVYRVNPFGDSTRFIGLENFAKLLGDPDYYRSVVNSLVFAGSVTVLAVAGSLLMAALATQKIRGLSAYRTLLLWPYGIAPAVSGIIFLFIFHPTYGVLPYFLSFITAYEFNWLLKGWVAMALVVTATAWTHLGYNIAFFVAGLLAIPGAVLEAADVDGAGPLRRFTKIAFPLVSPITFYLVVLNMVFAFFESFGVIDAVTKGGPGDATMIMVYKAYKDGFIGLNAGSSGAQSVILMALVIGLTMLQFKYAEKKVTYR from the coding sequence ATGCAGCGGACGGTCTTCAGGAGCCGGTGGCTGCCATACCTGCTGGTGTTCCCGCAGATGGCGGTCACCGTCCTGTTCTTCTTCTGGCCGGCGCTCAAGTCGCTCCAGCTGTCGGTCTACCGCGTGAATCCCTTCGGCGACAGCACGCGCTTCATCGGGCTCGAAAACTTCGCCAAGCTCCTGGGCGACCCCGATTACTACCGGAGCGTCGTCAACTCCCTGGTCTTCGCCGGGAGCGTGACCGTGCTCGCGGTCGCGGGGTCCCTGCTGATGGCGGCGCTCGCCACCCAGAAGATCCGCGGTCTCTCGGCGTACCGCACGCTGCTGCTCTGGCCGTACGGCATCGCGCCGGCGGTGTCGGGCATCATCTTCCTCTTCATCTTTCACCCCACGTACGGCGTCCTGCCGTACTTCCTGTCCTTCATCACGGCCTACGAGTTCAACTGGCTGCTGAAGGGCTGGGTCGCCATGGCCCTCGTGGTGACGGCGACCGCGTGGACGCACCTCGGCTACAACATCGCCTTCTTCGTCGCGGGGCTCCTCGCCATCCCCGGTGCCGTGCTCGAGGCGGCCGACGTTGACGGGGCGGGGCCGCTGCGCCGCTTCACGAAAATCGCCTTCCCGCTGGTCTCGCCCATCACCTTCTACCTCGTGGTCCTCAACATGGTCTTCGCTTTCTTCGAGTCCTTCGGCGTCATCGACGCCGTGACCAAAGGTGGGCCCGGGGACGCGACGATGATCATGGTCTACAAAGCCTACAAGGACGGCTTCATTGGGCTCAACGCGGGCTCCTCGGGGGCGCAGTCGGTCATCCTGATGGCCTTGGTGATCGGCTTGACCATGCTGCAGTTCAAGTATGCCGAGAAGAAAGTGACATATCGGTGA